In the genome of Calothrix sp. PCC 6303, the window AAATGGTAACTGTCCGGCAAGTAATTCAAATAAAGTTACACCTAAACTGTAAAAATCGCTACGCCAATCAACTAAACGGTTCATCCGTCCAGTTTGTTCGGGTGAAATATAAGCTAAGGTTCCTTCTAATACATTCAGAGATTTGGGTGGTTGTGTTTCCCTTGGGAGCAAAGAAGCGATACTAAAGTCAATCAGCTTTATTTGTTTTGTTGTTGGGTTAATGAGAATATTCGCAGGTTTAATATCTTTGTGGATGATGCGTAGACGTAGCCCGCCGCAGGCATCGCTATATAATCCTTCTAGAGTTGTAACTATTTGTAATGCGATGGAAAAAAAATCTTTTAGGGAATTAATTTTTTCTCCTTGAGTAAACTCTTGTAAGGAAATTCCTCCAAAATCTTCCATCACCAACGCATAGCTATTTTGGTAAGGTTCCAAGCTATAGGTTTTGATGACACCAGGAAAATTAAGGTTTTTGGCAATGGTGTATTGGTTACGGAATAAAAGTAGTTCTTGAAAAGTTGGATATTCACTTCGCAACAATTTGATCACTACTGGCTTGTCACTTTTTTCTTGAATTCCTCGATATACAAGTGTTTTTGAGCCAGAGTAAATTTGTTCTAGGAATTGATAACCAGTTAGCTTCATTTCGCCTACTCCCAGTGATTAGTATTACACCTAGAAGTATTATTCCCAATCCCATCAGAAATATTTAATGAAATATGGAACAATTGAGACAATAAATGAGGAATATGGATAAAATAAAGGGCAAATCTAATATGCAACCTCAACTCAATCTATCTTACTCCCCAAATCTGCCCAAGCTGTTGGCAATGGGACTGTTGTCCACGTAGAGTAGGGAATCACACGGGAACATTGTGGTCGTCACGGTATAGATAAGCTATATTCCAATACGGTACTACTAGTCTGTCAAGATAAAAATGACGCTTGTAGAGATGTAGCAATGCCACGTCTCTACGGAATTGTGGATTTGTACACAACCGTCAAAATAAAATTTTAGAGACTACTACTGCGAAGTACCGTATTGAGCTATCTATAATTTGTGCTGAAAACTAGCTAGAAGTACTGAGGTAGAAGGTAAATTTTAGTCGTTGATTTCTAATAATCCTTCTGGTGGTGTAATCTCTACACGTTTTGCGACGAGATCTACTACTGGAACTATTTCTTTGACAAAGGGAATTAAAATGTTTTTTCTGGGTTGATTATTTACTGTCTCTTCTTGACTGCTATCTGGCTGTGGTTGAATTTCTAGTAGGTAATTTCCTGCTGGAATTAACCGAATTATTTTACCAATATAGTCACCGGATGTTTGCATGAAGACTTGTAAACCAATGAGGTCTGCGATATGATGCTCGTTTTCTCCTAGTGGGGGACGATCGTCTTCTGGTACTAGTAGTTTACAGCCGCGTAATTCTTCTACTTGGTTGCAGTCGTTGATGCCTTTGATGGTAATTACGTAGAGGTTTTTGCCTTCAATGTAGCGTCCAGATGTGAGTTCTATGGCTTCCGGCTGTTTTGAGTTGGCTTTTAATAACCATCTCTTTCCAGGTTCTTCAAATCTTTCGGGAAAGTCAGTATCAGGATATACTCGCATTTCTCCCCGCAGTCCTTGGGGTGCCACGATTGTGCCAATGGCTAACCAACCATCTAAAAAGGAATCAGCAATAGGGGAAAAGGGTTTTTGACTTTTCTTAATTTTTTTTGCTTCTCTAGCTTTTTGTTTTTTCCTGACGAAGTTTCCCGTTGTTTGATCCATTTATTTTGTTGCTTTTTTAATTAGGGCTTGCTGAGTTTTTTGGCAATTACGTTTTATTCCCAGGTCAAAAAACCCGGGTTATAAATAATGCTAGTTTTCTATAGACTACATCAATCTCAAACACCTACAACCGTATGTTGGTAAACATCTTCTGCGACTTTGGCTAATCGTTGCATGGCTGTGGTAATTTCTTCGTCGCTACCTGTGAGGCTAATGCGGATACATTCGTGTTTATGTTGCCAGTCTTCGCGCAAACCGGGGAAGAAGCTACTTCCGGGGACAACGATGACACCGACTTTTTTCAGAAGTTGGTAGAATTCCCAGTCTGTCATGGGTAAGTCTTTGAGCCATAACCAGGCAAAGATTGCACCTTCACCGCGATGGAGAAACCAGGGTAAATCTTTGGGCATGGTGGCATCTAATGTGCTTTCTAATACTGTAAATTTATTTTGGTAAAAGGAGCGAATTACAGTTTCGGAGATGTTTGCTAGTTTACCAGAGGTGATGGCGCGAGATGCGATCGCT includes:
- the rimM gene encoding ribosome maturation factor RimM (Essential for efficient processing of 16S rRNA), with translation MDQTTGNFVRKKQKAREAKKIKKSQKPFSPIADSFLDGWLAIGTIVAPQGLRGEMRVYPDTDFPERFEEPGKRWLLKANSKQPEAIELTSGRYIEGKNLYVITIKGINDCNQVEELRGCKLLVPEDDRPPLGENEHHIADLIGLQVFMQTSGDYIGKIIRLIPAGNYLLEIQPQPDSSQEETVNNQPRKNILIPFVKEIVPVVDLVAKRVEITPPEGLLEIND